The Polaribacter sp. MED152 region AATGTTATTTGTAGGTGCAAAAGTATCTCAATATGCTTTATTACCTCAAGGACAAGTAGAAGCAGCAGACAGAGTTAGAAATATGGTTGCTCAAATGGACTTAGAAGGTTTTGGAAACTGTACAAATACAGGTGCATGTGAAGTTGAGTGCCCTAAAGGAATTTCTTTAGACAACATTGCAAGAATGAATAGAGAATTAATGAAAGCCTCAGTTTAAGAACAAGGTTATTAACTCATTTAAATTTCTAAAATTTTAGAAAACAATCTAATAAACCCAAAATGAAAAATCATTTTGGGTTTTGTTTTATTGCTCAAAATCTTCAAAGAATTCCTTAGGTGTTATATTAAGCGTATCTAAAATTTCAAAGAGCCTATAAACATCTAACTTAGTCTTACCTGTTTCTACCTTAAAATAGCCACTGTATGTTAAGTTAAGTTGTTCAGATATATCCCATTGAGTTAAACCTAACTCTTTGCGCCTATCTACTATTTTCTTTAAAACTAATTGCCTATTTAACTCAGATTTTTCTATTTCTTTTTCTTTAGCTTTCTCCCCCATTATTTTTGTAATCCTTCTTTTTATTCCTAACAATAGCTCAAAAATAAGTTAAAAGTTTGATACAGTAATTTCCAATTTGGACTACCCATTTATGGGGATAAGGGTGTATCCCCATAAATGGGTAGTCCAAAATAGGAATTAAATTTTTTGTAGAAAAACTCTAACTTTATTAAATTAGAAGAAAATTGCTCAATTCTTACAACTTCTCCCATTGTAATAATTACACTAAATTAAATCACTTTTTTTACTGGTACATAAATTTTTAGTGCAATTGAACACTAATAAAAACAAAATATTATTAACCTAAAAAAACCTCCGCTTGCGGAAATAAGAAATATAAAAATCTTGCAAATAAATGTATCACTTAAAACCATTGCCTATGTAAATAAACAATAACAAACAGAGGAAGTGTTGCAAAAGTAAACCTTTTTCTACAAGTTTTTAGAGAATTTTAAACTTGTTGACTCATATAAAACTCAAAATATTTTTTAAATCAAAAAATCCCAATTAACGTTTGGGTTAAAAATTTTATATTATGAAAAAATTAATTTTAGCAATAATTTTTGTTTTTGCAACAGGAACTATTATGAATGCGAATACTTCTAACGAAGAAATAACTTAACCAACAACAGAAACTATTGAAGTAGTTGAAGATTTTGGTTGTAGAAGTGAGTGTAATGCAGATGCGAGGTATTGGGCTTTAGAATTATCAGAAGACCAAGAAGATAGAGGTGCAGGTGGTGAATTAATGACTAAGTGGGCAGAATATTATAGTTCATGTGTAGATGCTAGATGCTAATTTTTTTAACCATTAAATTTAATGTCTAGAGAATTTTCTCTAGGCATTTTAAAATATATTTATGAAACAACTAAAATTAAATTTCTTTTTATTTTTCTTCTGCTTAATATCAAATTTATCAAGTCAAAATAGCATATCAGGATTTATTAACTATGAATCAACTATAAGTAGTAAAAAATTAGACGATTATTTAACTAACAAAAGAAAGAAAATAAAAAATCAAAGAGAAAGTGTTCTTGAGTCATTAGATAAGGTTTATTTATATACAACTCCAATAAAATCCAAATTAACCTTTTCTAAAGGTGAAGGTTTATTTATTGTTGAAGATAAATTAAGTACAGATATACATAATTTAGGTCAAAGATATCAAAAAATAAGTGCTGGTGGCTCAAATGAGTATTATTACAATGAGCATACAAAAACGTATTTAATAAAAAATTGCGAAGCATTAGGCGAGTGTTTTATTTTTGATAATAAATATTTAGAATGGAAATTGACTCAAGAATCTAAAATAATAAATGGTTATAAATCTTACAAAGCAACAAGAAGTAATGGTAAAGTAATTGCTTGGTACACTCCTGCAATTCCTATTAATTATGGACCTAAAGGAGAATATGGCTTACCAGGTTTGATTTTAGAATTAGAAATAGGAAAAATAATTTTTAAAGCCACTAAAATTATATTAAACCCTAAAGAGAAAGTAAATGTACAAGAACCCAAAGGGGGTAAAAGGGTCTCTTATGAAGAATATAATAAAATTATGAAAAAAGCTAAAAAAAG contains the following coding sequences:
- a CDS encoding GLPGLI family protein, translated to MKQLKLNFFLFFFCLISNLSSQNSISGFINYESTISSKKLDDYLTNKRKKIKNQRESVLESLDKVYLYTTPIKSKLTFSKGEGLFIVEDKLSTDIHNLGQRYQKISAGGSNEYYYNEHTKTYLIKNCEALGECFIFDNKYLEWKLTQESKIINGYKSYKATRSNGKVIAWYTPAIPINYGPKGEYGLPGLILELEIGKIIFKATKIILNPKEKVNVQEPKGGKRVSYEEYNKIMKKAKKSVFGN
- a CDS encoding helix-turn-helix domain-containing protein; the protein is MLGIKRRITKIMGEKAKEKEIEKSELNRQLVLKKIVDRRKELGLTQWDISEQLNLTYSGYFKVETGKTKLDVYRLFEILDTLNITPKEFFEDFEQ